ttagttaatgaaattaattagaaaaagtctactacaaaatataatttttcgtagtttcatcaaagtcacaaaaaataccCACTAAACATTTATATGCtagtaaaaaaaacatatataatctcaTATACCTCCACAAAGAGATAACCTATgaataaatttgacataatacaaataaattaatatctttaaaaaaaaaaattaaatatcttaaatcaataaattatacaattttatatcttatttatatgttatataaatttattattttaagattattaatttattaataaataaaatattcatttataatatcttatatctatcaatttatgtttgttgaagtaatactaaaTTCTTAagcttaaatataaataatttattattaaaatctatatttttaatttcaataataaactataatttaatagtttttaattagattttaaagttaaaaaaaaaaaaaaattaactgaaGCCTCAGTTGGCAATTGAGGTTTTAGCTCAAAAATGAAggctttagttaaaaaataaaacctcaaTTGACAACTACGGTTTcaattcaaaaactaaaatctcAGTTGTCAATTGAGGCTttaactaaattttttaaaaaaaaaaatatttctatgaCATAGCTCTTACATAACACCAAAGAGGCCAATTTAAACATAAGTTTTATAAAATGGttagatttaatatttttttgtgtatatatgggccattttgacccaaaactcgaAATGTTGCCCACTAAATGCTTAGAGTTCCCGGTGACTTGTCTTAAACAAAATGCTTCAAATTTCAGTAggtataaatgaaaatatttttattcctaATGAATATCAACTATAAAACATAATTACTGTAAGCTAATCAAGATTAGGAATGATAATGAGATGGGTTCAGAATGGGTCACCCCCATCCCATATCagttctatttatttaaaacaatttccatCCCCGccgacaaaaaaataaataaataaattaattaattaaattgggTAGGGTAGGTAtaggaattaatttttttaaacgttttttacttttaaaataataaactctattaaaaaataaacacaatttataactaaataaatattataaatatttataatttattttcattaaaaataaaaataaaaaaaataattaaaataatttttatttaatattatatataactGGGGTAGGATGAGACAAAGTCATACTTAAACCCATCTTGAACTTGTCTTAAACCCGTTTAAGTTTATCTCAATCTTGTCTCATTAGGAGCGGGGTGGGATGGGTACCCAAAAAAATTTGTCACGTTGTTATTTCCTAATCATCTTTGATGGATGTTTTGAATTGGGAGACTTATGTCATATCATTAAGTTAaataatctctttttttttttttttttgtcgcTTAAAGAACACTTCTTTTAAGTTAGATTTGGTGCTTTTCTTTTCACCATGCTGTGAGATATTTCATGTTATAAGggcccctttttttttccattttttttttttttttttagtctatgCATATTTCATGACCTTTTGGCAAATTGTCAAACTTTCATAGCTTTTGGGCCCATTATATGGAATTGAAGGCCCTAAATCATAATCCCATGAAAATATTAGATTGGATGGGGGATCCTTGTAGCAATGACTCTCATATTAGTATTCACTAATATTTAGTCATCactaagaaaatttttatatccaaTGTTGCATGTTAGAAAGAAGTAGATTATTGTACTCTTCGTTTAGATTGTGACTTGGTTGCTTTTAGCTCATTGGTTTTCGCATTGATAGGATTGGATCATAATTGTGCACATGACAATTTGCATATCATCGCTTTCAAGATTTTTATTCACTAATATCTTGTCTTCgctaagaaaatttttatatccaaTGTTGTATGCTAAAAAGAAGTAGATTATTGTACTCTTCATTTAGATTGTGATTTGATTGTTTTTGGTATTTTCACTCGTTTATATTGGTATTGATGGGATTGGATCATAATCGTGCACATGACGATTTGCATATTATCGCTTTCAAGATTTTTATTCTCTAATTTCCTATCTTTgctaagaaaatttttatatccaaTGTTGCCTGCTAAAAAAAAGTAGATTATTTACTCTTCATTTAAATTGTGACTTAGTTGTTTTTAGTATGAATGCTCATTGGTCTTCGCGTGGATGGGATTGGATCACAATCGTGCACACCACAActtacatattattattattattattattattatttacttacTTTATGTTAATGTGttgatatttttagataatattatgtattaatatttttattttattaagataaaaaataaatttgaagttctTGTCTCTGGAGGAAAAGTTTCACTAGGTATGAACCAACCGAGAAGGCCCCATGACCATGCAAAGGACATAACAAACAGACACACCAGCACCACCATAATTGTTGCTAGTTCTTCATTGAGTGAATTTGAAGATTTCAAATGAACTAGCAGAATTGCTCCAATTGCAACCTGCATCATGCATCACGCATCATGTAATTTTACTAATGATCACCACTAAAATTACACAAATACTTTAggtataatatgaaaaatagcaaatattttaaataaacaatcaTCAGACTGCAAGAATCCAACGAACAACCACATAAACagtgattttttattcaaaattctcAACATTCCCAACCTCagccatctttttttttttaaataacaaaatctCACTCACAAAACCAGAGATTAATGGAGCTCAAAGTTAACAAGAAAGAGCAaagacagagagagagatgggTGATGATACATAGTTCTCATTCAAGGTTCTGTCAAGCTCAGAAAGATTAAAGGGTACATACATTTACTTCATCTGGAGAAAAGCAACCAGACGGCTGACcatatttttagcattttcagATTCAGGGTTGAAGATGTGAAACACGTGACCTTCTTCTTTCTCCTCATACAGCTCCACTTCCCCTTCCCACCCACTCTCTCTTACTGCTTCATAGTACCTCACATCTCTGTCCCTCAGCTCATCTTTCCCAGCCACGCACACCAGCAACCTTCTGCACCCAAGCTTGGACAAGCTCGGACATCCAGGAGTTCTACTGCAGGGGTTCACCCTTGAATCATCAATTCCAGCTTCACTCGAAGGACAAACGAACTTCCATATCCGATACGACACTTTCTGATGATGATCTTCCACAGATTCCGATCCGATGGGCTGCGAACCCCAGAAGTAAGGCTGGGAAAGAAATGCCCCCAAAATTCTCACCCCATTAGGCAAGCTTTCCGTGCCTGCGCGCATGACGGTATTGTGGGCAATGTTGCCACCGGCACTGTCGCCGCCAATGAAGATGCGATCAAAGTTGCCATGTTGGGTCAGCCAAGGCTCATCTCCTCCGGTTGAGTGGGAGGAGACCCATTGGAGAGCAGCCCAGCAGTCTTCATAGGCTGTAGGAAGAGGATGGGTGGGAGCCAATCTATACTCAATTGATATAGCCAACAAAGTGGCTTGGGAAGACAAGGTGTTGATGTAGCGGTGGTCAGCAGCAGAGAAAGCAGAGCCAACGCAAAACCCTCCACCGTGGAAGTAGACTAAGATGGGAAGCTTTTGGTGGGTGTTGGTGAGCTTTGGGAGGTAGATCCGCGCGGAGACACCAGTATCGGGTGAGATGATAATGTCCTTGGATGAAACACCGGTGTCTGGGTCATCCAAAGATGGAGGAACTGAGGGCGGGTCAACAAGGCGGTCGATGGAGCCGTCTTTGTAGACACGAAGGAAGGGGAGGAACTCGCAGGCAATCTCTGGTTCCCTGGAATCCATGGTACTGGAGATGATCGTTGGATCGAAAGAAGAGGATGAGCTCAAAGATTGTGAATTTCACTACTAAAATAAGCCAACATCAAGCGAGTACTACTTCATAGTAGTTGAGTTCTCGTGTCTTGACTGTTTGCTAggaaattgcattttttttttatgtgtttcAACTGCCATTATGAGCTTGTTGGTAGCGTCTACCGACTTCCTAGTTCCTATCTGCTAATCAAAAGTTCAAAGACCAAAGGCAAATTGGTCTTCCAATTTTGCTTCAACTAGGTTAGAAGCCATTCTATGTACAAACATTATGTTCATTTCACTCAAATAGAAATTGAGATACATGGAAGGAAGCTCTTATTTCTTGAGTTGTTATTGCACATTGAAATtcagaaaagaagagagaaatttCAGTGGTTTAGAAAAGAAGCCAAGCGTTGGAACATTTCCTTGGCTTTGTCAGTTTCTGGATAGAAGATATGATGACCATGGTTCTCTCCCTCAGCTTCGAACAGATCCACATCTCCTTCCCACCCACTTGTTCTCACTGCATCAATGTACGCAACCCCTCTGTCCCTCAATATATCCTTCTCAGCAACACAAACAAGCATCCGAGAGCACCCGAGCCCCGCCAAACTCGGCGCTCCGGGACCAACCGGATTGATCAGTGGATCATCCAGCCCACTAGACGGATACACTAACTTCCATAGCCGAGAAAGTAAACTCTCTTCATGTCCTTCCTTCGGCTCGGACCCGATTGGCTTTGAACCCCAAAAATAGGGGTCCACCAGAAACGCTCCTGAAATTCTAACCCCGCCCCGTATGGCCATGTTATGAACGATGTTGCCTCCAGAACTGTCGCCGCCAATGAAGAGTCGTTCGAAGTCGCCATATTCCAGCAGCCACGGTTCTTTATCAGTCGCGCCTCTGGCGGAGTGTGACGCGACCCAATTGAGAGCATCCCAGCAGTCGTCATAGGCGATGGGTAGAAGGTGCTCAGGAGCGAGCCTGTAATCAACGGACACAACAACCACTTTAGCTTGGGAGACCAAGATGTTGAGGTAGCGGTGGACGAGGAAGGAGGAGGCGGATTCGATGCAGAATCCGCCGCCATGGAAGTAGACTAAGATAGGTAGCTTATGGGATTGCTGGTCCGGGAGTTTTGGGAGGTAGAGTCTGGCGGAGATACTGGAGTCTGGGGTGATGCTGAAGCTTATGTCTTTGGATAAGACTCCAGTTTGTGGGTCTCCTTCCGGAAATGGTGGAACTATGGGGGAGGCCATAAGTCGCTCGACGGTGCCATCTTTGTAGACTCTGATGATTGGGAGAAGCTCCGTAGCCACCTCCTTGGTAACGGTGGAATCCATTGGaggaagagattttttttatttttttttcctttcaataaTAGTGGTGTGCTGGAAATGAATTTCTGGAGCTTATCTTCTACTCCCTGTCAAATGTCTCTGTTTAATAGGAAAAACCGAGACTCTCCctgttaattttttgaaatattaaaactGCCATTACCCTCGGGtttttctaaaatcaatatttCTGTTAACTTTTAGAAAGAGCACTAGTTCTTCCTCATTGACACTAGTTCCTAAATTCAacagttttttttgtttttaaaaatataaaatataatgctTTTCTAtcacatattataattattttcaattcctttcaCATAGTTTTATTTTCTGATCACtacttttctaaaataataataataataataataatacaaatataaaaaatgattaaaaataaaatacctagtaaaaattattttaaagaatattttaaaacataaaaaataaatttattctcaaaaacatgaaaaaacagttttcataaatttattatatttaaaaactattttttgcttttaagaataaaaaaacatctaataattgttcttcatgttttcaaaaattattctttcaatattacaaataaatttgaattatctaactcctaattttctattttaaatcattttttaacatAACCATCTCTTTAATTTGATGTATTGTAGACAACTTAACATTAAATAGAAGTCTGACTCTCTATTCATGGTTAAACCGTTAAAGTTAAGTGACCCCATACGAGCAGCACTAGTCACCTGACTCACTTCATCCGAGGCTCTTAGCTTGTATCATTCATATTTACCCACCTTTCAAAGTTTTCACTTCCACCATATTGGGTATAATCTATAGAGTCCAGACTATTTTTATGGAGCGCTTGTTTGAAGACCATCTATACCACAATATTGTATAAATAGCGTGCCTTCACATTAGGCAATTCTAAGATCGGCACAAAGGCCAAAACTCCAATGCAAGAATTGACAGCTccgaaaaaataaatttgagaaatcGTCGAGTGTCTTCACTAAAAAGCTGAGTCCACCGACAAGAAATCGTTGACCGACCATTCTAGTATTCGATATCAAAAACTTGGGATGTTCACGGATGTCACACCAATTcagcagtttttttttttttttccttgcctCTCTGTTTTACATTACTAGAAAGTCTATTACATTTGGTTCATCACCATAGAGAGAGAACCTAACAAAGaaccaaaatcaaaatacctAATGCTCGGTGAAAGATGCCACCTCCCACTGAGTGATAATACACTTGTGAGTCAGGCCTGAGTAGAGTACATCATATAGCCATTATAACCTTCAGAATGAATAAAAGAGGTCATACTTCCCAGCAATAGCTAAAAGACAATAGCATTATAGACGTAACTTACAGTAATTGTTTACAACTTACAAGCAACAGAACTCTTGAATCAGCAAAACATTTGGGCCACACTACAATCAACCAGTTAGATCCTTCCACCTGCTCACCACCGCCACGAAGATCTACCACTTTCTGTACAATGTATTTAGTTAGAGATCAAGAATCAAATGACAGCCGTATTATAGCCTCGAATTATGTGGGTTAGGCTTGGTAAGTGCTTTAGCAAAGTAGGTGCGGATCTCTGGAATTATTCGTTGGATCAGATGAGAATGCCTACAAATTTTGAACAGAAAATCTCAGCTCACAATAGACATGAGTTTAGATAGAGAGATCATGCATCAATAtatatgcattttcttttctcattctattaaaataaaatcatcaaaaaaaaaaaaaatacagcaTCATTTTTCCAATCAAAGTTGTAATAAATGTAAGATGCAATAATTGGTCCAAAATGATGATGCAAAGTTGTAATAGTGCAGCTTTATATTATCATGGTTCAtgaccactttttttttttcataggtaaGGTTCATGACTGTGCACATAGAATTGGCAGGATTTACAAGCCACATGGAACTTTGGATTATGAATAACATATCATTCAGAACCTAGCCCCCTTaccacatatttattttcattcagaAAATCTATCAATGAGGAAAATGACACAGCaccaaaacatttttcaaaatttttccagGTAATCATCCAACATTCGTTAAGGAGCATCATCCCAGTTTTCAAGGGACTTGTAAGTATGCTTCAAACAAGCAACCGCATTTTtcaatcttatttttcatatatcaGAAGCTAGCTAAAGATTTTTATAAGACAAATATTTAGGCTTCCAAGCAATTGCCTCCATTGAGAATTCGTACAACTCCAAAAGTATTTACAacttcttccttaataagctaTTAGTAGAAAAGGCAGTTACAAATGGATGGATAGATGGatagggagagggagagggagagggagagagagagagagagagagagagcaccaCATACCCGGGCCTAGAACTCAGTTTACTGAACTGCTCCAAGATAAACAGGATGCATGTGTGTCTTAATGAAATAGCATGGAAGGCTTCTGAAAGTTCATACATACTTGAAACATTTTCCAGTGATATATCCttgaagatgaaaaattaaAGAGTCAGCAGGTGTCCACCTTCTGATTTAAAGCAGTAAAGGAATTCATACCAAAAAATCAACCTCCTTAACTCACCTGGGCAATGGTATACTCACAGAGACGCTTTAGTCCCTCCAAGAGATACTGATCAGCAGCTCTGAGGAGATCTTGTGCAATATCCAATGTAATTTCTACAGATCCAGTGTATATAAATCTGCCCAAATACAGAATGCTGGCAAATAAGCAAAGCTCACTGAGAAGAAAGAGACTCTGATACTGGACTAAGAAATTGTCTAACCTCATCATCAACTCAAAAACCTCCCATCTGATATTCGGGATCTCTATATCTCTTGCATCCTTCTCCTGTCATGCAAGGAATTAATTCAAATGTGCTTATCAACATACATGCAAATACTTAGTTACAACCTTTCTATGCTCTAATCTATGGCTCCAATTTTTACTTATACATAGGCATAGAGAATATTAGGTCCTGTTTGATAACTTTTtcgaaaactatttttgaaagctGTTCTCTAAAGTTTTGTTTgttaactgttttttaaaacagttttgccagactttttgaaaattgttttatgatgttttataaaacaagcgtctgtttgaaaacttgaaatgtttttaacttattttctatgtttttaaatatattttaaagataacttttatatgtagtgatttatttttaatcattctccatatttatataattattttttaaaacggtattcagaaaacaagtaaaaagaactaaaaacaactaaaaaatgttctctaaaaatatcatgttttttggttttaagaacaaaaaatagaaaacggtTTTCTGATTGTCAAAcgtattttcttatttttttcgtTCCAAATAATAGAATTAGAAAAGATTCTCAGTCTACAGtgcaaaagaagaaaaggaaagtaTAGAacacaaactccaaaaatcatcAAACAAAGTACACTACACAAAAACTCACCTGATAAATTACCAGCGAGTTAGTAAAGATTCCCAGTCTATAGTGTAaaggaagagaaggaaaaatatagaaaagaaacTACAAAAATCATTAGACAAAGAATACTATACAAATACTCACCCGATAACCACCATCAAACATTGCACGGAATGCATCTGAAGATGCCAAAAGGCAAATTCGGTGAGCATAGAACCTTTTACCTGAAGTGGGAAAATTAAAAGCAACTGAGCATTCAAAGAGACGATTTATGGTAAAAGAACTTGAGCCAGTACAGCCATGAAAGTATCTGGATTTACATAAGCAGAATTTATATGATGAAGAAATAGTGATTTACAACCTCCAACTAGAAAGGTAACATCGGACAATGTAGCACTGTTTACATATTGCTCTCCCAAATAGACCTGCAGTAAGAACTGCTTGTCATCACAGGAACCTAATTTTCATACCAATGCAAGCTTTTAAAGTAAGAGACTTTCAAATACTTGAAATACCAGTGGGAAAAAAATAAGggtaaaaaataatcaaaactagAAAATAGACTTCTTATTCCCTAACCATACCatcatgtaaaaaaataaataaatcacttAAAACAAAACACAGGACTAATTTAAGAAAACAAGCAATTTAGAATAAAAGGATGTTCTTTGAAGTATGTAACTTCTGTTTTACCAGCAaagaaatgatgataaatgGTGTGCAATTTTAACTTCTAGCTTTAGATATTTCAAAGAGGAGGTCTCacagagaaaacaaaggaaTCTTGAACTAtgttagaggaaaaaaaaggcgTCTCTAGAACTAAAAAGTTGAAAGAACAAAAGGTTACAAATTAGAATGGCCCTCCAAGAACAAAGgtcaaacatttaaaaatttgagttcCAAGGAATGGTAGTAAGACATGAACTCCTTATTTCTACATGTACAGCAAGCAAACAAAAGACCCTGGATTTATTCTGTTGTTGGCTTTACAATCACCAAAAAAAGCCTTTGACTCTAAGTCTTACTTTGGTAAGTAATATGATGCATGTTACAATAATTCAAAATGTTTACATAAGAGCTAAAGCTTCACTAAGGAACTAAGGTTATGaagtaattattttcaaactttgGTATGCTCTCAGTTGCTTTATATCGCTAGGGTGGAAAGAGACATGAGCTGTTCCGTGTATGTCAATAGAATATTGCCTTCCTAGGTAAGTTACAGCAACCAAGGCATCACTAAATCCAAATACTGACCACTCCCAAATTTCAAAGATAATCAATCCAAACCAATAGAAGCCTTCTTCCCTGTGTATCCTTGTATAAGAAACTTAGCACATGTGAGGACCTAACAGGAACCACAGTATGATACAGCATTCAGCAACTATGCTCCAGAGAGAGTGGAAGACCTACACAAATAGGCTGAAGCAACTGGCATTGCCCTCATCCTAACAACGGCAGGCATCTCCCTTAGTGGGCCTATACTCTGACCATCAAGCAGAGCCCATAAAACCATTCCAGCATCCAACAGCAGGATCATTGTGCCACAATATTAAAACACATCAAGACCATTAGAAATCTCTTGACCCAGCACTTGACTCAAGCATGCATCAGCCACTAGGATGTAATGCCATAAAATCGGAACCACCTTAGGTGAACTAGAAGGTTTGCCATACTAGCATCCACCCTCGAGGCTTAGTATTTATCTTGACTACCAAAAACATCTGCTCTGGAGCATGGTTTGAAATATTGGTAAACACGAATATATCGATAtttggattttatggatatatcggaaatatcaaagaaatattaatggatattttgacaaaaatatcggtgaggtgaaaattattcaaaattgacggaaatatttgaaaaaactctaaaaaataataaaataaataaaaatacaaatgttaaagttattttgtaagtgtaaacATAAGTATGGTTAAAGAGAAATATATCGATAAGCAATCATATATCggtcttaatatataatttattattcatcttatcaaatcaattttaatttataaaatattagaacttcattactatttttttatattttagtttttttaataaatttatatttttaatattttaaaataaagacattcaaaattaaaaagataaatataaaaaaattaaaagtgaagtgattgtaattttttaaaataggattaatgagataaatgatgatatattgaatattaaaactataatttattttattcaaatgcattcaataatgtaaaataaatgatgattgatatatgattttttttaatatttaattatcacataaataatatatatatatttaaaaaaaaaaactagttaagaaaattataaagttggtttttatatttttattaatcaattaaataaaattcaaaataaaataattataatttttttttttaaataataaactttaacatatttaaattcaatatatatttaCAAATGTGAAGTTGGTCCAGTGGAAGCCAAGGTTCAACCCAAGCCTTGTGGCCTATGTTCAAGTTCGAATCCCCTTGTTTCAGCTGACTGTGTTGACCACTCACCGAAATATCAGGAAATCTCCcacaatatcaataaaaataccGATAATtaccgaaatatcggcgatattcCAAAAAAATCACAGAAAATTCTGTCAACTGATTATCAATGTGGAATATCGTGTCGAGCCTCTTCGATAAGTGAAATTTTGGTGATATTTCGCCGAAATTTTCCGACATTTCAAACCATGCTTTGGAGGCAGAAATTTCAAGTTGGATTCTTTTAACAGCCTGCCGGAGAATTCATCCAAATATCACAGGGTATCACCAAGTGATACCAGGTGAGGCCGCATAGGATATGCAGCATGCACTCACTCACAGCATAACACAACATCAATTGGCATATGATTTCTTAAGAATAAGGAAAAACAATCATAAATCTCATTTAATTTCACAATACATCATCCACATATTATGAGAAAGACCTACACTGGTTAAGAGCATCTTCCCTAGCTTGCCAGTATATTTCATGTCCTATACTAGTTTTGGTTCAAGTTAGGTTAGAGAAATTTAAAAAGACTTCTGTGAAAAATAAGAATCCTGATTTTCGAAGTAAAATGGCATCTGGTCAACTAGGCAACTGTGTTTTCTCCAAGGAGAAAGCTGGTTTGGGTATTCAAAGTTTCTCCATCCTAAATAAGTTTTTATCAGGTGAGAGTGGCTATGAAGATCTGTTGTAATAAAAATAGGCTGTGGAGTAAGGTTATTGTGGGGAAGTTTGACAAGGGACATGGTAGTTGCGGCTCTGGTGTGGGAAGAGGAGAAATATATTCAGGGCTTGGTAGAAAGCCATTGGAAAAGGATGagacatttttcttcttttgtgtcAGATGTGTAAGGAggatagttaaaaataaattttgatgtGAGATTTAGAATGGATAGATTCCTCTTAGCCACTTTTCTGATCTATTCTCCATCACAGTGAATCAAGAAGTTACAGTGgcagaaaattgaaaaatgggaGCTGATAAGGACCATAGATTCCTGACATTCATCAGAAGCTTCCATGATGGGGAGTTAGAGATGGCAGAATGGTTCTACCCTTGTATTCAAAAGTGGGTGCTGCTCATGTTTAGGGAAGATAAACCAATATGGAAGCTAACCAAAGATGCTCGTTTCACAGTAAAAATCCTACCCCTAAGGCTTTGATTCTGAATTTTAATGTCTCTTTCATGCATAGAGGGGTTTGGGGAAAATTCTCCCTTCAG
This region of Vitis vinifera cultivar Pinot Noir 40024 chromosome 5, ASM3070453v1 genomic DNA includes:
- the LOC104879249 gene encoding 2-hydroxyisoflavanone dehydratase, with protein sequence MDSTVTKEVATELLPIIRVYKDGTVERLMASPIVPPFPEGDPQTGVLSKDISFSITPDSSISARLYLPKLPDQQSHKLPILVYFHGGGFCIESASSFLVHRYLNILVSQAKVVVVSVDYRLAPEHLLPIAYDDCWDALNWVASHSARGATDKEPWLLEYGDFERLFIGGDSSGGNIVHNMAIRGGVRISGAFLVDPYFWGSKPIGSEPKEGHEESLLSRLWKLVYPSSGLDDPLINPVGPGAPSLAGLGCSRMLVCVAEKDILRDRGVAYIDAVRTSGWEGDVDLFEAEGENHGHHIFYPETDKAKEMFQRLASFLNH
- the LOC100264785 gene encoding 2-hydroxyisoflavanone dehydratase, which produces MDSREPEIACEFLPFLRVYKDGSIDRLVDPPSVPPSLDDPDTGVSSKDIIISPDTGVSARIYLPKLTNTHQKLPILVYFHGGGFCVGSAFSAADHRYINTLSSQATLLAISIEYRLAPTHPLPTAYEDCWAALQWVSSHSTGGDEPWLTQHGNFDRIFIGGDSAGGNIAHNTVMRAGTESLPNGVRILGAFLSQPYFWGSQPIGSESVEDHHQKVSYRIWKFVCPSSEAGIDDSRVNPCSRTPGCPSLSKLGCRRLLVCVAGKDELRDRDVRYYEAVRESGWEGEVELYEEKEEGHVFHIFNPESENAKNMVSRLVAFLQMK